The genomic segment CAGTATGGCAGCAAGAACCTTGCTCAAAGCTTTATTCTTTCAAAGATGAAACAATCCTTGCTCAAGCAAAATTGCAGTACCCTAACATTTCTATTATCAAAGCAAAGATAGATAAATAGGGATCCATCCAAATAGCTAGAATGGAGTCATGGAAATGCCTCTTATGATATCTGCAATATTTATTGTGCTCAGATTGCAACTCCCTGTATAACCCTTCTCCACTTTCTGCAGTATGGTTGAAGATGCTTTTAAATTCATCATAACTTCAAAAGCTGCTTGGTTTTTATCGTTTAAACCTGCTTTTCATCTTAAATTGCAGTAAAAACTTAGGTTTGAGAAACTATAATTTGtagtttattttaatgtgtttttttaaatcacaataataaaaattaccacaatactaaattcaaatttaaacttAAACCTAAAATAAGTTAACAATTGAGCACATCCTGCACTTAGAGGCTTGGATTTGGCATTCAAATGGGAAATTGGCTATAAAATATAAACCTAGAATCAAAAGCAACTTAGATCCTCCAGCCTCTACTTTAGATAGAAGACAAGGGACCAAGACTAGGCTCGATTCTATTACAATCTGTATCTATTTTTCCATTCTAGTAAGGATGAACATACATTAATtcccacaaaaagaaaagaaaaatcgcTTGGTCAAAGGTATTAGTAGATTTGAAGAGcaagtaaaatttatttgacAAATGAACTACTTTGATGCAAGAATGCATCTTGCAAGTCGCTCTAACAAATCaatctaatttttataaaacttggATTTACTTGATAAGAAGTTGATCTggaatctagaaaaaaaataaaaaattaattactttaaatTTAACTTGACTAAAACTcgattgtaaaattaattttattaaaataataatcaaaactatattattttattttaaaaaaattaaatcaatcttTCCAATCATGACTCTAGCCCccaattgaattttaaaaccataatttcGATTCACATACTAGTACGAACTAGTTTAATAAAGAGGACGCACCTTTTACAAGGATGATTTACATATCGCAGTCGGCTCGATCATATTcttgtagttaaaaaaaaatattaaaggaaaaaggagagaaaaggaTTGCTAAGGCACTAAGCTGAACAAACGACCCCGTTTCCACCAACTTTAACTTCCAAAACCTCATAGCATCATCAGCTGCTAAAACCTTAAACCCTCTTCTCCAGTTGCAAAAATCAATCAGCACCACCAAACATCACAGAGAAATGATCATAGCTAGAAACCTCCCTgcttcaaaaacaaaactcaagcctctcttatctctctcttttcttgttCAATCACCCTTAACACCATCAAAAACCCATAATTCATATTGTAATTTCTATCCCCAAAACCCTACAAAAACCAATTTCCAgtattttttctcttcaaaaccCACCAATCCAAACCCACCAAAGCACCAAACTTTTCCTTCTTTGCATCTCACCAGAGATGGAAATTACGACGATGCAACACCTCCGGCCACCGTCTGCCCTGGCTGTGGGGTCCACATGCAATATACAAACCCAAAACACCCTGGTTTCTACAAAGAGCCATCAGTTAAAGACCCGGATTACAAGTCTGACGCCCACTTAGTACCCATTTCACTAGAGTCGGAGTTTCCAGGTTCCCTTAAGAGGGGTTTCTTTGTTGAACCTGATAGCCAAAACCCAGATCTTGATTTGGCTGAAAATGAGTCAGTTTTGGGGAAAAGGCCTCCTGTAGTGTGTGCTAGGTGTCATTCTTTGAGACATTATGGGAAAGTTAAGGATCCAACCGTGGAGAATTTGTTGCCtgagtttgatttttatcaTACAGTTGGTAGGCGTTTGGTTTCGAGTTCTGGAGCCAGGACTGTGGTTCTTTTGGTTGTTGATGCTGTGGATTTTGATGGGTCGTTTCCTAAAAAAGTAGCCAAGTTAGTTTCGGATTCGATTGAGGAAAATTTCACTGCTTGGAAAGAAGGGAAGTCGGGGAATGTAGCTAGGATTGTGCTTGTTGTGACTAAGATTGATTTGCTGCCTAGTTCATTGTCGCCTTTAGGATTTGAACAATGGGTTAGGCGAAGAGCAAGGGAAGGTGGTGCTAGTGTGATTAAGAAAGTGCATTTAGTGAGTTCGGTGAGGAATTGGGGATTGAAGAATTTGGCTGAGGATGTGATTGAATTGGCAGGGGCTAGAGGTCATGTGTGGGCTGTGGGGGCGCAGAATGCAGGGAAGAGTACGTTGTTAAATGCAATGGCGAAGTGTGTTGGTGGAAATGAAAGGAAGGTTAGTTATTTGACGGAGGCTCCTGTGCCTGGTACGACGTTGGGGATTGTTAGGGTGGAAGGTGTTCTTCCAGGGCAGGCAAAGCTATTTGACACTCCAGGGCTTTTGAATCCACAGCAGATTACAACAAGGTTGAATAGGGAGGAGCAGAGGCTTGTGCATATCAGCAAGGAGTTGAAACCAAGGACATACAGAATCAAGGTTAGTTTTCTTGAATCAAGACCAGTTATGATAATGAATTGGTGATCAAGTGAGTGTAAGCTTTTTGTAGGGCTTGTGAAAACATTACAGGCGTCAAATTATTGATTCATATATAGGCTAAAGAACATCAATTATGATTtacttttatcataaaaaaaaaatcatgactgGTTTTAGCCTGTATACATTATGGCTCGTGTTAATATCATTTGATTGTGACAGGAAGG from the Populus nigra chromosome 1, ddPopNigr1.1, whole genome shotgun sequence genome contains:
- the LOC133692801 gene encoding GTP-binding protein BRASSINAZOLE INSENSITIVE PALE GREEN 2, chloroplastic; its protein translation is MIIARNLPASKTKLKPLLSLSFLVQSPLTPSKTHNSYCNFYPQNPTKTNFQYFFSSKPTNPNPPKHQTFPSLHLTRDGNYDDATPPATVCPGCGVHMQYTNPKHPGFYKEPSVKDPDYKSDAHLVPISLESEFPGSLKRGFFVEPDSQNPDLDLAENESVLGKRPPVVCARCHSLRHYGKVKDPTVENLLPEFDFYHTVGRRLVSSSGARTVVLLVVDAVDFDGSFPKKVAKLVSDSIEENFTAWKEGKSGNVARIVLVVTKIDLLPSSLSPLGFEQWVRRRAREGGASVIKKVHLVSSVRNWGLKNLAEDVIELAGARGHVWAVGAQNAGKSTLLNAMAKCVGGNERKVSYLTEAPVPGTTLGIVRVEGVLPGQAKLFDTPGLLNPQQITTRLNREEQRLVHISKELKPRTYRIKEGHSVHIGGLMRLDIVELSVDSLYVSVWASPYLPLHMGKTENVSTMVEDHFGRQLQPPIGDKRVKDLGKWVRQEFRVSGNRWDSSSVDVAAAGLGWFGIGLKGEAILGVWTYEGVGVVLRDALIPYRAQSFEVTGFTVSKIVSKADQALNKSLSQSEKKRKRSNQEVAASAELLVSAIHEDANSC